From the Corynebacterium sp. P3-F1 genome, the window GATCGCGGATGCGCGGACACCGTCCACGGGTCGGTGCGCACGGAGATGATGCCGGTGGACACCTCGGGGCACGCCTTGGCGACGATCTCGCTGGCCTGCTGCGTCCACGGGAATTCGCTGGCCCAGTGCGCGGTGTCGATCACTGCGGGGCCGCCCGCGCGCAGATGCTCGTCGACGGGGTGGTGGCGCAGGTCGGAAGTGACGTACACGTCCACTCCGAGGCCGCGCACGGCATCCAGGAAGCTGTCGCCCGAGCCGGAGGACACCGCGACCTTCTGCACCATCTGATCCGGGTCGCCGGCGGCGCGGACTCCCCACGCGGTCTCCGGCAGTGCGTCGGCGACCTGCTGGGTGAAATCGCGCAACGTCATCGGCTCCGGGAGCTCGCCGACCCGCCCTAGACCGGTGGCGCGGGACATAACCCCAGTTGGTGCGAGCTGCACCACGTCGAACGCCGGCTCCTCGTACGGGTGCACCTCGCGCAACACCTCGGTCAGGCGCGAGCGCAACCGGGACGGTGCGATGAACTGCACCCGGGTCTCCGGTGCGGAGTAGTGGGAGCCGACTTCGCCGTCAGTGGGGTTCGCGCCGGGCTGCGGGGTGAAGCCGCCGCGGCCGTCCCAGGTGAAGGAGCACTCGGAGTAGTCGCCGATGGAGCCGGCGCCGGCAGCAAAGAGGGCGTCGGTGACGTGGGCGACGTCGGCGGGCGGGATGTGCACACCCCACAGGTCGCGGCCGTCTGGGTCGACCACCTTGATCGGGCGGCCGGGCGTGATGCCAACGAGTTCGGCGAGCTTGTCTGACACCCCCGGGCGCGCGGAGTCGGCGTTGGTGTGCGCCGCGAACAGGGCGCAGCCGCCAGTCACGAGGGTGTGGATGACCTTGCCTTTCGGAGTGTCAGCGGCCACGGAGGTCACGCCGCGCATGAGCAGCGGGTGATGCACGACGAGCATGTCGGCGCCTAGTTTCACCGCCTGCTCCGCGACCGCCTGGGTGCAGTCGAGGGCGAACGCCACACGCGACACGTCAGCGGCGGGGTCGCCGCAGATCAGGCCGACGGCATCCCAGCTTTCGGCGAGCCGCGGCGGGTACGCGGCGTCGAGCGCCGCGACGACATCAGCAACAGTCGTTGTCATGTTGTCCCAGTCTAGGTCGATTGTCAGCGCGGCAACGCACTGCCATGCTGGGGTGCGTGATCACACTGCTTCTCGACGTTGACGGCACACTCATCGACTCCTTCCCCGGCATTCGCGACGGTTTCCTCCACGCGCTCGACACGGTGGACTGGGAGCACCCGTCCGATGAGTTCATCGCGCGTATCCCGGGCCCGCCGATGGAGGAGACGCTGGCCAACTTGGGCATGGACGACGCGACGCGGGAGCGCGCTTTCGCCGCCTACATGGACTTCACGCACGCCGGCGGCTGGCAGCGCGCGTCCGCATTCCCGGGGATGCGCGACCTGCTCGCGTCCTGGAAGGAGGAGGGGTTCCGGGTGGTCACGGCGACGTCGAAAGGCGAAGGCTTCGCGCGCGCCGTCTTGGAGCGGGAAGGCATGCTTGAACACATCGACTTCCTCGGCGCGGCGCAGGAGGACGGTCCGCGGCGCAGCAAGGCCGACGTGATCGCGCATGTGCTGGATAATGTGGACATCGGCCGCGGGCTCATGATCGGCGACCGCCTCCACGACATCGAGGGGGCCGCGCACTTCGGCTTCCCCGCGGTCGCCGTCGCCTGGGGATACGGCACCCAGGAAGAATGGGACCGCGCGTGGGCCACCGCGCACACCCCGGCTGAGCTCGACAAAATAGTCACCGTTTTCAAGGAGGACCAGTGATCCGAATCGACTTCGTGTGCACCGGCAACATCTGCCGCTCGCCGATGGCGGAAACGATCGTGCGCCAGAAGCTTATCGACGCCGGGTTGGCCCCCCTTGTCCGCGTCACCTCCTCCGGCATCGGCGGCTGGCACGTGGGCAACCCCGCCGACGAACGCGCCTTGGCAGAACTGTCCGCCCACGGCTACGACGGTTCCGCCCACCGCGCCCAACAGTTCGGCGGCGAGCAGATGAATGCCGACCTCATCGTCGCACTTGCCACCCGCCACGTTTCCGAGCTCGTCGCCCAGGGCGTACCCGAAGAGAAGATCCGCCTGTTGCGCTCCTTCGACCCGTCCGCACCGGAGAACGCAAGCGTCGAGGACCCCTACTACGGCGGCCCCGAAGGTTTCACCGTCACCCGCGAACAAATCGAAGCAGCCGCTGACGGCATTCTGGATTGGGTGCGCGCCCAGGTAGACTAACCGGCGTGACCGCGCCGAAAACGAAGCCCATCTGGAGGACCTTTCTCACTCCCGGATGGGTACTCGCAGCCGTTTTCGCAGTGCTGTTCTCGTGGTTCGCCATCACGTGGCTGTCCCCCTGGCAGCTCGGAAAAGACCACGACATCAAGGAGCGCAACGAGCGGATCGAGAAGGCGTTCGAGGGGGACCCGGTGGACGCCGATAAGCTGCTTGCTTCGAACTCGTACGAGGAATGGACGCGCGTGACCATGACCGGGCACTACCTCCCCGACGACGAACTACTGCTGCGTTTGCGGCCCGTCGAAGGTGCGCCCGCCTTCCAGTCGCTTGTGCCGTTTCAGCTCGATAGCGGCGCAACAATCCTGATCAACCGAGGATGGGTGCCCGCCACCGACGGCGGCACCACCGTTCCCGAACTCGCCCCCGCACCCAGCGACCCCGTGACGTTGCTCGCCATGATCCACCTCAGCGACACCTCTACTTTGGAGCCCATCGACGACCAGGGCTACACCATGGTCCAGACCATCAACACCGGACAAGCCGCCGCTCTGACCGGAACCGACCTGGCCGACCCGTACGCGCAACTGCTCGCGGACCAACCCGGAGTGCTCAACCCCATTCCCCTGCCCGTCCTCGACCGGGGCAACCACCTCTCCTACGGCCTCCAATGGATCGCCTTCGGCATCATGGCACCCGCGGGACTCGCATACTTCATCTACTCCGAAGTCCGCGAACGCCGCCGGTACGCCACCGAACAACAGGAAATGGCTGAACTTGTCGCCTCCGGCGCCCATGCGTCGCCCGACGCTCCTGATACTTGTGGTGATCCTGCTGACCCTGCAGGCCCTTCTACTTCCGCGGCCGCCGGGAACGCCACAAAACCCACCACCTCTAACCGCGCTCCCACCCGCGCCCGCTACGGACACGCACGCTCCAACCCATGGGCCACCAAACCCGACGAAGAACGGTTCTAACAGCTCCTCCCACACCCCCACCCGGCCCCCGCTATACAGCTTTTGTTCCCCTGCGACGGCCCGTGCTAGCATTTCCCCACGCGCGCCGTTAGCTCAGCTGGAAGAGCAACTGGTTTACACCCAGTAGGTCGGCGGTTCGAGCCCGTCATGGCGCACCACAACAGAACGCTCATCCACCTGACAACGGTCAAAGTGCTGGGCGTTTTCTTATGCGCCCGCGTTCTTTTGCGCACCTTTCGCCGTCCGCCCCCTGTGTCCGCCTACGGATTTTCCAGCCCACGGATTGCTCGCCAGCCGACCAAAAAGCCCGATCGATCAACAAACGGGGGTAGCAGAGCATCCTCACTGCAGGATCGTGTTGAATCTCACAAAGGGAGAGAGGGAAGCGTGAGGCATCAATAAGCATGACGTTCTGGGAGGGGTGAGTGAGCGCTGGTTGCGATACGTTGAGCGAGACAAGCGGAAGAGCGTTATTTCTTTGCGCCGGCGCTGCGGAGGCACGAACCCTGCCAGTCACCGAGACGGTCGGCCTTGGTCTGAACAAGGCCTGCAAGCTGGGCAGATTCGGAAATATCGCCGGGGTGGACCTCCCCGGCCTGGTTTGCGCCGGGGGTCAACAGCCAGATGCGACCGGAGTCGGAAAGATTGCGCGTGGCATCAACGAGTGCGTCCACCAAGTCCTCGTCATCAGCGCGGTGCCAGAGGAGGACGACGTCGCAGAGCTCATCTGTATCGTCGTCAAGCAGCGCTTCCCCGATCGCATCCTCGATGGACTCCGAAATCGATGCGTCGCAGTCATCGTCCCAACCGAGCTCCTGGACAACCTCGCCACTCGAAATACCGAGCTTATCCACGTAGTTGGCGGCACCAGTGGCGCTCACTATCTCCACTTCCTCCTTGAATCACGAACACGGATACAGCCAGGATACAACCACACTTCCCCCCATGGGCGACAGTTCGAAAAAGTACGTATCCTTGGACCCTGTAGGCACCGGCCAACCCGCGTTGGATGCGGTTAGACAAAACCCCCCTTGACGTGCGGAAAAGCTGGTGGAAACACACCACGATATCGGAGGATGGTCTTGTCTGACCCCGAAAACCTGAACGATTCGAACGTCCCTCTCATCCGTGACGGCGTCGCGTCCTACCTGCACGACCCGGACCCGGAAGAGACCAAGGAGTGGATGGACTCTTTGGACGGGCTGCTCGAAGCCTCTGACGCGGAGCGCGCCCGCTATCTGATGCTGCGCCTGCTGGAGCGCGCCTCGGCTCAGCGCGTGCCGCTGCCTTCGTTGACGTCGACCGACTTTGTCAACACCATCCCGACCAAGCTCGAGCCGGACTTCCCCGGCGACGAGGCAATGGAAAAGCGCTACCGCCGCTGGATCCGCTGGAACGCCGCCATCATGGTGCACCGCGCTCAGCGCCCCGGCATTAAGGTCGGCGGTCACATCTCCACCTACGCCTCCGCCGCAGCGCTCTACGAGGTCGGTTTCAACCATTTTTTCCACGGCAAGGACGCGCCACAACGTGGCGACCAGATCTTCATGCAGGGCCACGCATCGCCGGGTATGTACGCCCGCGCCTTCCTCGAAGGCCGCTTGACCGAAGAGCAGATGGACGGTTTCCGCCAGCAGCACTCCCGCCCAGGAGTGGGCATGCCGTCCTACCCGCACCCGCACGACATGCCGGAGTTCTGGGAATTCCCGACCGTGTCCATGGGTCTCGGCCCGATGAACGCGATCTACCAGGCACGCTTCAACAAGTACCTGCAGCACCGCGGAATCAAGGACACCGACCAGCAGCACGTCTGGGCGTTCCTCGGTGACGGCGAGATGGACGAGCCGGAATCCCGCGGCCTGCTCCAAATGGCCAGCCTGTACGAGCTAGACAACCTGACCTTCGTGATCAACTGCAACCTGCAGCGTCTCGACGGCCCGGTGCGCGGCAACGGCCAGATCGTCCAAGAGCTGGAGTCCTTCTTTATTGGTGCCGGCTGGAACGTCATCAAGGTTGTCTGGGGCCGAGAGTGGGACGAGCTGCTCGAAAAGGATGAGGACGGCGCTCTCGTCCACATCATGAACACCACCAAGGACGGCGACTACCAGACCTTCAAAGCTAACGACGGCGCGTACGTCCGTGAGCACTTCTTCGGCCGCGACGAGCGCACCAAGAAGCTCGTGGAGGACATGACGGACGAGGAGATCTGGAACCTGCGCCGCGGCGGCCACGACTACCGCAAGGTCTACGCCGCATACAAGAAGGCTCTGGAAACCAAGAACGGCAAGCCGACCGTCATCCTCGCGCACACCATCAAGGGCTACGGCCTGGGCCACAGCTTCGAGGGCCGCAACGCCACCCACCAGATGAAGAGCCTCACCATCGACGACCTGAAGCTCTTCCGCGACAAGCAGGAAATCCCGATCTCTGACGAAGAGCTGGAGAAGGATCCGTACCTGCCGCCGTACTACAACCCGGGCCCTGAGTCCGAGGAAATCAAGTACATGCTCGAGCGCCGCAAGGAACTTGGCGGCTACCTGCCGGAGCGCCGCGAGGACTACACGCCTCTCGAGGTGCCCGACCTAGACAAGACGTACAAGGTCCTGTTCAAGGACTCCGGCAAGCAGAAGGTCGCCACAACGATGGCGCTTGTCCGCACCTTCAAGGCGCTCATGCGCGACAAGGAGATCGGCAAGCGAGTCGTCCCGATCATCCCGGACGAGGCCCGCACCTTTGGTCTGGACTCCTGGTTCCCGACCCTGAAGATCTACAACCCGAAGGGCCAGAACTACGTCCCGGTCGACCACGACCTGCAGCTCTCCTACCGCGAGTCTCCGGAGGGGCAGATCCTGCACGAGGGCATCAACGAGGACGGGTCGTCGGCAAGCTTCATCGCCGCCGCAACAAGCTATGCGACGCACGGTGAACCCATGATCCCGATGTACATCTTCTACTCGATGTTCGGTTTCCAGCGCTGCGGCGACAACTTCTGGGCAGCTGGCGACCAGATGGGCCGCGGCTTCATCGTCGGTGCTACCGCCGGCCGCACCACCCTGTTCGGTGAGGGCCTGCAGCACATGGACGGCCACTCCCCCGTCTTGGCCTCCACTAACCCGTCGATCGTCGCGTACGACCCCGCGTTCGCTTACGAGATGCCGTACCTGATCAACCGTGGTATCGAGCGCATGTACGGCCCGGACGGCGGCGAGAACGTCATGTACTACCTCACCGTGTACAACGAGCCGATCCACCAGCCGGCTCGCCCCGACGACCTCGACGTCGAAGGCCTGCACAAGGGCATCTACCTCTACGACCGCGGCGAGGACAAGGAGAACACCGTGTCCCTCCTCGCCTCCGGCGTGGCCATGCCGTGGGCACTCCGCGCACAGCAGATCCTCCAGGACGACTACAACGTCGGCGCAGCCGTCTACTCCGTCACCTCCTGGACCGAGCTGGCCCGCGACGGTGCAGCCCGCAACAAGGCACGCATCCTCAACCCGTCCGAGGACCCGGGCGAGGCATTCGCCACGACGCAGCTCAAGCAGACCGAAGGCCCGTACATTGCGACGAGCGACTTCACCACCGAGCTGCAGGAGATGATCCGCCCCTACGTCCCGGGCCGCTACACCGTCCTCGGTGCCGACGGCTTCGGCTTCTCCGACACCCGCGAGGCCGCACGCCGCTACTACAACATCGACGCCGAGTCCATGGTCGTCGCAGCGCTCACCGCGCTTGCCGACGAAGGCAAGATCGACATCTCCGTCGCCGCCCAAGCCGCCAAGGACCTCAAGGTCGACGACCCGACCGCCGCTGAGCCTGTTCACTCCGGCTCCGACGACGGCGACGAGAACGCGATGGGCTAAGCCCGCCCGCATTTTCGCCTGATCTGCTCCCTGCCCATTGTGGTGGGGAGCTTTTCAGTTTTAAAGGAGGCCCTTACACTGTGCGCATCGCACACATCGGGGGCATCTTTTCCGGTCTTGCCGCTACTTCTGGCTCACCACCGTAAGTTAATGATGCTCGCGGTGTGGCTCATATTGTTGGTAGGTTAGCCATTCATTTCAACAAGCACCTTCGCAGCTAGGATTCCCTCCCTCGTCGAGAAGCCAGCCGCGAGGGTGCATTCGTAACTGCGCTCTTAGAATGGGTTCATGGAACTTTCGCAACGCCTCGACCTGGCCAAGCTCGGCTTGGACCCCGATCTTGTCCCCGACGAATCCTTCGACGGCCTGCCCAACAACGTGGACGCAACCTCCGGCGGCTCCAGAGGCAGCGCTGACGGAGCCGGTAGTTCGGCAGGAGGCGATACGCTCGCTCAGCTGGCGGGTCTACTCGCACGGGTCGACGCGATCGAGGACGCGAACGATGTCGATCCGAGTGACACCTTCGACAGTCTCGGCGTCGATTCCCTCACTCGCATCGAGCTCGCGGTCCGCGCTGAAGAGCACTTCGGGGTACGCGTGGACGAAGAAAACCTCGACCCGTCGACGACCTTGGGCGACATGGCCCAATTCTTCGCCGAGAGAACTAGAGAAGCCGCGGGCTAATCGGCGAGAAATGCGAGCACTCAGCTGAGAAAGCGGCTGCTAATAGGCAGAAGAGGCACGACCACGCTCGGCCTTGGCGACGTACGCGTCGAACCGGAAGGTCTGGGCTAGCTCGGCGAGAGCGCTGTGAAAAGTCGCTAACTCCGCGGCAGGTGCCTCGATGACTTCACGGCAGCTGACGGTCCCGGCGCGGGAGGGCTCCTTGCGCCAGCGCGTGAACCACGGCGTGTCCCACACACTCACCAGTGAGGGAGCCGCAACGGGCTCACTCAGGTGCTCGTGCATCAGTCCTTCCACGCGGAGGCGGAGATGACGCGGCATTGAGGAGATGGCTAAGACACAGCGGATGCGCGAGGGATCGTTGGCGGCGGCACTTGAGGAAGCGACTGTGCTCACATCACTGGCGGTACCAGATGCAGCGAAGGCACTGACATCAGTGGAGTTGGATGCCGCAGACATGGCGGACAAAGTCGTGGTCATGGCGGGAAGCGGTCCTTTCGTTGTAAACGCACTCCGCGGCTGGCCTGAATTGGCTTGGCCGCGCGGGGTGCGCCAGACGAGGTTCGTCTTCCCCAACGCCCTCATTTGTCTCGTGGCAATTGTTGCTTCGCTTGAATCACAGGGGCAACCCTCGACAAGTACTTGATCCCCCCGTTCTTTCAAGAACCGATTGAGGGTTCGTCACGTGAATACTGCAGTTGGCTGGAGATTACTTGGACCGGGCGGGGTGAGCTGGGCCAGTGCGGCAAGCGGCTCGGGCGGAAGGGGCGGAGCAAGAGCTACCGCTACACCTCTTCGCGGCGGGCCCATCCCCCTTCGGATTCATCGCCGTCGGGGTGGACGTAGACGCGGTAAAGAGCACCGAGGAATTCCTCGGGGGTGGCGGGCTTGAGTTCGGGGCCGGGACCGCGCAGGGGGCTGGCACCGCCACGGAGGGCATGGCGGACTTCACCCTTGGTGGGCATCATGCCGTCGTCGGCGAGGGGGTCTTCGGCGGGGTGGGAGGACTTGGTGTGGCGCCAACGTCGAAAAGCGGCGGGCTCGAGTTTGGCCAGCCGCGTGAGCGCGTAGCGGGCCCAGGTGTTCATGGGGGCGCTATCCATGGTGACGGGGACGTACCAGCCGGCCCAGTAGGCGGCGGTGCCGAGGACGAAGGCAACGAGCGGCGCGGAGGCGAGCGCGGCGGTGGGGAACCCGGTGTTGTAGAGGACCATGGCGGTGATGGAGCCGGCGATGGCGGGGACGACGTACATTTGCTGGTCGTTGAGGATGCGGGGGATGCGCCCGATGAGGACTTCGCGGATGACCATGCCGCCGGTGGCGGTGAGGATGCCCATGAGGATGCAGCCGGGCCAGGCGACACCGGCGCCAATGGCGGTGACGGTGCCGGTGGTGCACCAGACGCCGAGAATGATCATGTCGCCGTGGAAGCGTGCGAGTTCCCAGAAGTAGCCCTGGAGGTTGGCGAAGAAGGCGACGGCGGCACCGAGGACGGCGACGGAGATGTACCAGGGGTCCACGAGCGCGGCGACAGGGGTATTCCCGATGAGGGCATCGCGCATCATGCCGCCGGCCATGCCGGAGATAATGGCGATGAGTATGAAACCGACGGCGTCGAATTTCATGCGCCGCGCGACGGTGCCGCCGATGATGGCGTTGAGGAACACCCCGATCAGGTCGAGGATGGCGATTGCTTGGCCTACTGCGTTGTCGATTCCACCGAAATACACGCAAGTATCGTAGCTAAGCCAGTTCGCTGAAGATGCGGGTATTGGAGTCGTGCCAAAGCGGTTTGGCCCAGTCACCGAATTGGCGGTCGGTGAGCGCGACCATGGCGGTGCCTGCGGCGGGCGAGTCGGACCAGGTGGGGATGAGCCACAGGTATGTGCCGGCCATGCCGAAGTGGCCGACGGTGTCGGCGGGCATCCCGTCGCCAGTCCAATGGGGGTCTTTGCTGCCCTTGATTTCGAAACCGAGGCCCCAGTGGCACGGTTTCTGCATTCCGTAGCCGGGCACGATGCCGCGCAGATCGCCGAATTGATTGGTGAACGCCCGGCGGACGGTGGTTTCCGCGAGCAGCGTGGGTGCGAGAAGTTCGCGCGCAAAAGAGAGCAGATTATCGACGTTCGACCTTCCCCCATGCCCCGCCGAACCGTAGATCTCGGTCGAGCTCATGCCGAGGGGCTCGAAGACTCCCTGGGCGGCGTAGTCGGTGAATGTCATGCCGGTTTCGTTTTCCAGGCGCTCGGCGAGGATCTCGTAACCGGCAGACGAATAGATGCGGCGCTCCCCCGCGGGCTTCTGCGGCTCTCGGGTGTCGAATCCCACGCCGGAGGCGTGCGCCAGCAGATGCTTTACGGTGGACCCTTCCGGCCCGCAGGGGGTGTCCAGCTCGAAGACGCCTTCCTCCACCGCCATGAGGAAAGCGTAGGCGGACAAGAGCTTGGTCACGCTGGCGAGCTCGAAGACATGCTTCTGATCTCCGAACGTGTCGGTCTCATCGGCTGAGCCGGGGGCGATCAGCGCGGCGGCGACGGTGTCGGCGGGCCAGTTTTCAAGGTGCGGGGCGAGTTCCATGCCCGTCAGCCTAGCGCGGTAGCGACTAAAGCTGAGGGAGGTGCTACAGCAAAGGAAACCGAAAACGAGAAGGTCAGGGCTGGGGGTGGGAAAGGGAGGAAATCGGGGGCGATGAGCCTGTAAGCTGCCGTCCATGAGCGCCACAACCGAAACAAAGCGCAAGGAAAGTAGGGGCGAGTCGGCGGGATTCCTCGGCTGGATCGAGAAGATCGGCAATAAATTGCCGGACCCGTTCTGGCTATTCGTGATCCTCTCGGGAGTCGTGGCGGTGTCGTCGTGGATGGCGAGCCGAGCGGGGCTGAGTGCGGTCGACCCGTCGTCGGGCGAGGAAATCCACGTCGAGAACCTCCTGACGGGCGAGAATCTGTCGCGGATGGTCTCCGACGCGGTGGAGAATTTCATTAGCTTCCCGCCGCTCGGCGTGATTCTCGCGGTGATGCTCGGCGTCGCCATCGCGGAAAAAGCCGGCCTTTTGTCCGCGCTGGTGCGCCGCATGGTGGTACGCGTCAGCCCGAAGATGCTCACCTTCATGGTGGCGCTCGCGGGCGTGACCGGCTCCGTCGCGTCTGACGCGATCTACGTGATCATCATTCCGCTCGGCGCGATGGCCTTCTACGCGGTCGGCCGCTCCCCGATCGTCGGCGCGATGGTGGCGTTCGCCGCATCGTCCGCGGGTTTCAATTCATCGCTGATCCTCAACATCACCGACCTGCTGCTCGCCGGCATCTCCACGTCGGCGGCGCAGCTAGTGGACGAGAACTATATTGTCTCCCCTCTAGCCAACATCTTCTTCGTCATCCCGTCTGCCGTGGTTCTGTCGCTGATCATCACGGTCGTCACCGAGTTTTACGTGGACAAGAAAGCCAAGCAGCTTATCGACGACGACCACATCGACACCTCCGAACTCGCCTTCGACTACGACACGGAGCCGGATGACGCTGACTCCGATGCTTCTTCGGACTCTGACACTGACTCTGAGGGCGCCTCACAAGACGACCTCGCCCTGTCCCCCTTGGAGCAAAAGGGGCTGATCTGGTCCGGCGTCGCGCTGCTGGCGTTTTTGGCCGTCTACTTCGCCCTGCTGTTCATCCCCGGTTCCCCCTTCGCGCGACCGGACGAAGGCTTCATGCAATCCCCGCTCATCCAGGCCATCGCCGTGCCGATCGCCCTTGCGTTCTTCCTATGCGGCCTGGTCTTCGGCCTGATCATCGGCACCGTGAAGTCCGCCTCAGACATCCCGGCCTTCATGGCCAAGGGCCTGGAAACATTGTTGCCGATGATGGTGCTCTTCTTCGCCGTCTCCCAGTTCCTCGCCTGGTTCCAGTGGTCCAATTTGGGCTCCTGGACCGCGATCCGCGGCGCCGAGCTCCTCCAGGCCTGGAACCTCCCGAACGTCCTCCTGTTCGCGGCTTTCGTGCTCATGGTTGCCCTGATCAACTTGTTCGTCACCTCCGGCTCCGCCCAGTGGGCCCTGATGGCACCAGTCGTGGTGCCGATGATGATGTACGTCGGCATCGCCCCCGAAGTCACCCAAATGCTCTTCCGTATCGGTGACTCCCCCTCCAACATCATCAGCCCGATGTCCCCGTACTTTGCTGTCGCACTGACGTTCCTGCAGAAGTACTACAGGAAAGCCGGTGTGGGCACCCTCATGTCCCTCGCACTGCCCTACTCCATGGCCATGTGCGTGGGCTGGTTCCTGTTCTTCGTCATCTGGTACTTCCTCGGTATTCCGCTAGGC encodes:
- a CDS encoding Nif3-like dinuclear metal center hexameric protein; its protein translation is MTTTVADVVAALDAAYPPRLAESWDAVGLICGDPAADVSRVAFALDCTQAVAEQAVKLGADMLVVHHPLLMRGVTSVAADTPKGKVIHTLVTGGCALFAAHTNADSARPGVSDKLAELVGITPGRPIKVVDPDGRDLWGVHIPPADVAHVTDALFAAGAGSIGDYSECSFTWDGRGGFTPQPGANPTDGEVGSHYSAPETRVQFIAPSRLRSRLTEVLREVHPYEEPAFDVVQLAPTGVMSRATGLGRVGELPEPMTLRDFTQQVADALPETAWGVRAAGDPDQMVQKVAVSSGSGDSFLDAVRGLGVDVYVTSDLRHHPVDEHLRAGGPAVIDTAHWASEFPWTQQASEIVAKACPEVSTGIISVRTDPWTVSAHPRSVAGTD
- a CDS encoding HAD-IA family hydrolase, giving the protein MITLLLDVDGTLIDSFPGIRDGFLHALDTVDWEHPSDEFIARIPGPPMEETLANLGMDDATRERAFAAYMDFTHAGGWQRASAFPGMRDLLASWKEEGFRVVTATSKGEGFARAVLEREGMLEHIDFLGAAQEDGPRRSKADVIAHVLDNVDIGRGLMIGDRLHDIEGAAHFGFPAVAVAWGYGTQEEWDRAWATAHTPAELDKIVTVFKEDQ
- a CDS encoding low molecular weight protein-tyrosine-phosphatase, with translation MIRIDFVCTGNICRSPMAETIVRQKLIDAGLAPLVRVTSSGIGGWHVGNPADERALAELSAHGYDGSAHRAQQFGGEQMNADLIVALATRHVSELVAQGVPEEKIRLLRSFDPSAPENASVEDPYYGGPEGFTVTREQIEAAADGILDWVRAQVD
- a CDS encoding SURF1 family protein, with the translated sequence MTAPKTKPIWRTFLTPGWVLAAVFAVLFSWFAITWLSPWQLGKDHDIKERNERIEKAFEGDPVDADKLLASNSYEEWTRVTMTGHYLPDDELLLRLRPVEGAPAFQSLVPFQLDSGATILINRGWVPATDGGTTVPELAPAPSDPVTLLAMIHLSDTSTLEPIDDQGYTMVQTINTGQAAALTGTDLADPYAQLLADQPGVLNPIPLPVLDRGNHLSYGLQWIAFGIMAPAGLAYFIYSEVRERRRYATEQQEMAELVASGAHASPDAPDTCGDPADPAGPSTSAAAGNATKPTTSNRAPTRARYGHARSNPWATKPDEERF
- a CDS encoding DUF3052 domain-containing protein, which produces MSATGAANYVDKLGISSGEVVQELGWDDDCDASISESIEDAIGEALLDDDTDELCDVVLLWHRADDEDLVDALVDATRNLSDSGRIWLLTPGANQAGEVHPGDISESAQLAGLVQTKADRLGDWQGSCLRSAGAKK
- the aceE gene encoding pyruvate dehydrogenase (acetyl-transferring), homodimeric type encodes the protein MVLSDPENLNDSNVPLIRDGVASYLHDPDPEETKEWMDSLDGLLEASDAERARYLMLRLLERASAQRVPLPSLTSTDFVNTIPTKLEPDFPGDEAMEKRYRRWIRWNAAIMVHRAQRPGIKVGGHISTYASAAALYEVGFNHFFHGKDAPQRGDQIFMQGHASPGMYARAFLEGRLTEEQMDGFRQQHSRPGVGMPSYPHPHDMPEFWEFPTVSMGLGPMNAIYQARFNKYLQHRGIKDTDQQHVWAFLGDGEMDEPESRGLLQMASLYELDNLTFVINCNLQRLDGPVRGNGQIVQELESFFIGAGWNVIKVVWGREWDELLEKDEDGALVHIMNTTKDGDYQTFKANDGAYVREHFFGRDERTKKLVEDMTDEEIWNLRRGGHDYRKVYAAYKKALETKNGKPTVILAHTIKGYGLGHSFEGRNATHQMKSLTIDDLKLFRDKQEIPISDEELEKDPYLPPYYNPGPESEEIKYMLERRKELGGYLPERREDYTPLEVPDLDKTYKVLFKDSGKQKVATTMALVRTFKALMRDKEIGKRVVPIIPDEARTFGLDSWFPTLKIYNPKGQNYVPVDHDLQLSYRESPEGQILHEGINEDGSSASFIAAATSYATHGEPMIPMYIFYSMFGFQRCGDNFWAAGDQMGRGFIVGATAGRTTLFGEGLQHMDGHSPVLASTNPSIVAYDPAFAYEMPYLINRGIERMYGPDGGENVMYYLTVYNEPIHQPARPDDLDVEGLHKGIYLYDRGEDKENTVSLLASGVAMPWALRAQQILQDDYNVGAAVYSVTSWTELARDGAARNKARILNPSEDPGEAFATTQLKQTEGPYIATSDFTTELQEMIRPYVPGRYTVLGADGFGFSDTREAARRYYNIDAESMVVAALTALADEGKIDISVAAQAAKDLKVDDPTAAEPVHSGSDDGDENAMG
- a CDS encoding acyl carrier protein — translated: MELSQRLDLAKLGLDPDLVPDESFDGLPNNVDATSGGSRGSADGAGSSAGGDTLAQLAGLLARVDAIEDANDVDPSDTFDSLGVDSLTRIELAVRAEEHFGVRVDEENLDPSTTLGDMAQFFAERTREAAG
- a CDS encoding trimeric intracellular cation channel family protein — protein: MYFGGIDNAVGQAIAILDLIGVFLNAIIGGTVARRMKFDAVGFILIAIISGMAGGMMRDALIGNTPVAALVDPWYISVAVLGAAVAFFANLQGYFWELARFHGDMIILGVWCTTGTVTAIGAGVAWPGCILMGILTATGGMVIREVLIGRIPRILNDQQMYVVPAIAGSITAMVLYNTGFPTAALASAPLVAFVLGTAAYWAGWYVPVTMDSAPMNTWARYALTRLAKLEPAAFRRWRHTKSSHPAEDPLADDGMMPTKGEVRHALRGGASPLRGPGPELKPATPEEFLGALYRVYVHPDGDESEGGWARREEV
- a CDS encoding serine hydrolase, with protein sequence MELAPHLENWPADTVAAALIAPGSADETDTFGDQKHVFELASVTKLLSAYAFLMAVEEGVFELDTPCGPEGSTVKHLLAHASGVGFDTREPQKPAGERRIYSSAGYEILAERLENETGMTFTDYAAQGVFEPLGMSSTEIYGSAGHGGRSNVDNLLSFARELLAPTLLAETTVRRAFTNQFGDLRGIVPGYGMQKPCHWGLGFEIKGSKDPHWTGDGMPADTVGHFGMAGTYLWLIPTWSDSPAAGTAMVALTDRQFGDWAKPLWHDSNTRIFSELA